A section of the Arcobacter roscoffensis genome encodes:
- the nspC gene encoding carboxynorspermidine decarboxylase, with protein MKNNIVENKQLPSPAFVCEEALLIKNLKILKRVQDEAKVNILLALKGFALFSTFDICKKYLKGCCASGLHEAILAKEEFGGEVHTYSPAFKEEEFDEIVSLSNHVVFNSFSQLKRLKHKALGKTSIGLRVNPEYSSVEVDLYNPCAPFSRLGITKVNFQKDEIDEVEGLHFHALCEQNVDVLEGALVNFEKNFGEFLPSMKWVNFGGGHHITRVDYDVNRLIEVLKSFKKRYPHLEVYLEPGEAVGWQTGYLSATVLDIVDNGMKIAILDTSAEAHMPDTLAMPYRPDIRNSGLANEKKYTYRFAGNTCLAGDVIGDYSFDEELKIGDRIILEDMIHYTMVKTTTFNGIKLPAIVLKKDNDCYQTVNKFGYNEYKRRLS; from the coding sequence TTGAAGAATAATATTGTTGAAAATAAACAGCTTCCAAGTCCAGCATTTGTTTGTGAGGAAGCTTTACTTATAAAAAATTTAAAGATTTTAAAAAGAGTACAAGATGAAGCCAAAGTAAATATACTTCTTGCTTTAAAAGGCTTTGCTCTTTTTAGTACATTTGATATATGTAAAAAATATTTAAAAGGATGTTGTGCTTCTGGACTTCATGAAGCTATCCTTGCAAAAGAAGAGTTTGGAGGTGAGGTTCATACTTACTCTCCTGCTTTTAAAGAAGAAGAGTTTGATGAAATTGTATCTTTATCAAATCATGTAGTTTTTAACTCTTTTTCACAACTAAAAAGACTAAAACATAAAGCCTTAGGTAAAACATCTATAGGTCTTAGAGTGAATCCTGAATATTCATCTGTTGAAGTTGATTTATATAACCCTTGCGCACCATTTTCTAGGCTTGGTATTACAAAAGTAAACTTCCAAAAAGATGAGATTGATGAAGTTGAGGGCTTACATTTTCATGCTTTATGTGAGCAAAATGTAGATGTACTTGAGGGTGCTTTAGTAAACTTTGAAAAAAACTTTGGTGAGTTTTTACCTTCTATGAAATGGGTAAATTTTGGAGGTGGACATCATATCACAAGAGTCGATTATGATGTAAATAGATTAATTGAAGTTTTAAAAAGTTTCAAGAAAAGATACCCACATCTTGAAGTATATCTAGAACCAGGTGAAGCAGTAGGTTGGCAAACTGGATATCTAAGCGCAACTGTTTTAGACATAGTAGATAATGGAATGAAAATAGCCATTTTAGATACTTCTGCTGAAGCACATATGCCTGATACCCTAGCAATGCCATATCGACCTGATATAAGAAATAGTGGCTTGGCAAATGAGAAAAAATATACTTATAGGTTTGCAGGAAATACTTGTTTAGCTGGGGATGTTATAGGAGATTATTCTTTTGATGAGGAGCTAAAAATAGGTGATAGAATTATTCTAGAGGATATGATTCATTATACTATGGTTAAAACTACAACATTCAATGGTATTAAATTACCAGCTATTGTGTTAAAAAAAGACAATGATTGTTACCAAACTGTAAACAAATTTGGATATAATGAGTATAAAAGAAGATTATCATAA